One region of Methanobacterium formicicum genomic DNA includes:
- a CDS encoding DUF5518 domain-containing protein, with protein MIKEIIKWRTVIIGAVIILTSYIISDIISGVSLILPSFLLTGLVVGFIINETEKNGALNGVVLGVIGGIITNVILIVMMYLQGYGDFIVSIISTALIYLVLEIVVATVGGVFGSLLRIEFDKSEMEYEEVEE; from the coding sequence GTGATTAAAGAGATTATAAAATGGAGAACAGTGATAATTGGAGCAGTAATAATCTTAACATCCTACATAATTTCAGACATTATTTCCGGGGTAAGTTTAATATTACCGTCATTTTTACTGACAGGGCTGGTAGTTGGTTTTATCATAAATGAAACTGAGAAGAATGGAGCCCTTAATGGAGTTGTTTTAGGGGTAATTGGTGGAATCATTACCAATGTCATCTTAATAGTGATGATGTACCTGCAGGGTTACGGTGACTTTATAGTCAGTATAATCAGTACCGCGCTGATCTACTTAGTACTGGAAATAGTGGTGGCCACTGTGGGAGGAGTGTTTGGTTCATTACTCCGGATTGAATTTGATAAAAGTGAAATGGAATACGAAGAAGTGGAAGAATAG
- a CDS encoding DedA family protein yields MFSEIINITESFIVANVSWAVFIGCILEQIIVPIPASLIVLSSTFLLLKGTSFSLAAVGTLLLKVVLPASMGITVGSFVYYTLAYKLGEPFIKRTSKYLGVSVEDVKEVEIKFKKSRYDDIFMFLARCFPVIPSIAINLFCGVIRYDLKKYIITTFLGSAVQIFGWGMLAWFSGNIYLVLEDQVSFIGNLVTVIIIVVVIGFIVLKRREKNQK; encoded by the coding sequence ATGTTCTCTGAGATAATTAACATCACGGAATCCTTCATTGTGGCCAATGTATCCTGGGCAGTGTTCATTGGTTGCATATTGGAACAGATAATTGTGCCAATTCCGGCCAGCCTAATAGTTTTAAGCTCCACTTTCCTCCTGCTTAAGGGAACCAGTTTTTCACTGGCAGCGGTGGGAACTTTGCTGTTGAAGGTGGTCCTACCCGCTTCCATGGGAATCACGGTAGGATCCTTTGTGTACTACACCCTGGCCTATAAACTGGGGGAACCCTTCATAAAACGGACCAGTAAGTACCTGGGAGTTTCAGTTGAAGATGTGAAAGAAGTGGAAATAAAATTCAAAAAGAGCCGTTATGATGATATTTTCATGTTCCTGGCCCGTTGTTTCCCGGTTATTCCCAGCATAGCCATCAACCTCTTCTGTGGTGTGATCCGGTATGACTTGAAAAAATACATCATCACCACCTTTCTGGGGTCCGCAGTGCAGATATTTGGTTGGGGAATGCTGGCCTGGTTCTCTGGAAATATCTACCTGGTCCTGGAGGACCAAGTATCATTCATAGGTAACCTAGTAACGGTAATTATCATAGTAGTGGTTATAGGTTTCATAGTACTGAAAAGACGAGAAAAAAATCAAAAATGA
- a CDS encoding thymidylate kinase — protein sequence MRFIIIDGLDGSGKSTQAKLVQKKYLSMGESVILREHPSTDNSYGKKAKDALLGRGKVNKIKASLYYALDVIRSVRKYQGKADNIIMVRYLMGVAYLPYPLAKLLYHLFTLFLPTSEYMFFLDLEPEESLGRMSKRDEEEMFENREDLIKVRKKALKLAKDWNIIDSSGNVNSVKKDIEAILDDLG from the coding sequence ATGCGTTTTATTATCATTGACGGCTTAGACGGGTCTGGGAAAAGTACCCAGGCCAAACTAGTGCAAAAAAAATACTTGTCCATGGGGGAAAGTGTTATACTGAGGGAACATCCCTCTACTGATAATTCTTACGGTAAAAAGGCAAAAGATGCACTTTTAGGTAGAGGGAAGGTCAATAAAATCAAAGCCTCCCTGTATTATGCTCTGGATGTTATCCGCTCTGTCCGCAAGTACCAGGGTAAAGCTGATAACATTATCATGGTCCGCTACCTCATGGGAGTGGCTTACCTGCCTTACCCCCTAGCCAAACTCCTCTATCATCTGTTCACCCTATTTTTACCCACCTCCGAGTACATGTTCTTCCTGGATCTGGAACCGGAAGAGTCCCTGGGGCGAATGTCAAAACGGGACGAAGAGGAAATGTTTGAAAATAGGGAAGACCTGATCAAGGTTAGAAAGAAGGCTCTTAAATTGGCTAAAGATTGGAACATAATTGACAGCTCGGGAAATGTTAACAGTGTTAAAAAGGATATCGAGGCTATTTTAGATGATCTGGGCTAA
- a CDS encoding PRC-barrel domain-containing protein — MKVSEFIGMKVIDIEARDVGKVEDLGVTIKESLVEQIFISIGSTFGKKYFAVRTDDIAAIGDYVQVKFDGETLKNMVKTDKLDDLAPKEQRFNSLEGKVVLTREGVEIGKIQDLVIDPEGSIIHNVVITMGGTFNRKHFHISNNDISEIGDYMILKLSKEQIEEIAIS; from the coding sequence ATGAAAGTCAGTGAATTTATTGGAATGAAAGTTATAGATATAGAAGCCAGAGATGTGGGAAAGGTAGAAGATCTGGGGGTTACCATAAAAGAGTCTTTAGTTGAACAGATTTTTATATCCATTGGTTCTACTTTTGGAAAAAAATATTTTGCAGTTAGAACGGATGATATAGCTGCAATAGGGGACTATGTTCAGGTTAAATTTGATGGTGAAACCCTGAAAAATATGGTTAAAACTGATAAACTGGATGATCTTGCACCCAAAGAACAGAGATTTAATAGCCTGGAAGGAAAAGTAGTCCTTACCAGGGAGGGTGTAGAAATCGGCAAGATTCAGGACCTGGTAATTGATCCCGAGGGGAGTATTATCCACAACGTGGTCATCACCATGGGAGGAACCTTCAACCGGAAGCATTTCCACATATCCAACAATGATATCTCTGAAATTGGGGACTACATGATTTTGAAGCTTTCCAAAGAACAGATTGAGGAAATTGCCATAAGTTAA